GCTGCGGCAACGCGGCGTCGTGGCCGTCACCGCCGATGGCGGCGCCGCGGGCGATTTCGTCGACGTTCCCTTCTTCGACGGCACGTTCCGCGTCCCCAGCGGTTGGGCCAAGCTTGCCGCCGGCACTAAGTCCGACGTGCTACTCATTTGCGACAAGGAACTCAACGGCAACGCCCGCGAAGGCCTCTTCTACAACCATGTGAAGTGCGCCGACGCCAGCGACGAAACGGCCTTCAACGCCATCGCCGAGGCGATCCGCGTTCTTGAGTACCGCATCAAAGAAGAACCATGGGGCTGGCACCCCTGGCAACGGCTTCGCGTCGACGTCGACGAACAGGGCATTCGCCGTTACTCGCTCAAGCAGTATGGGTTCGACGAAGGAACCCGCATGCAGAAGAAGGCATCGAGCGATCCCGCCGATCAGCAGCGGATCCGCAAGCTCGACCTCGCCGCGGCGCCGAAGCAAACCGTCGAACGCCACGTCGCGGTGATCGCCAACTCGCTCCCGCCGTACCGCGTCCAACTCCACGAAAAAATCGTCGCCGCCTACCCGCAGGTCGAGCTCTGGACCGTCACGACCCACAGCAACGCCTACCGTCGCTGGGGCGGCCTGATGCCCCCCGAGTCGATCCGCGCCGTCGAGTTCGGTCGCGGCGAACCGACGAACGAGCAACCGATGATGCGGTTCTCGTTCCGCGAATGGCGCAAGGGGGGCCGCATCATCCGCTGGCTGAAGGAACACCGCATCGACACGGTGCTGATCCAGGGCTGCGGCGACATGGGCCGCCTGCGGATCATCCGTTGGTGCAAGCGCAACAACGTGGAGTGCTTCCTCACCGGCGACTTTAACATCTGCAGCGACAACCACCGCCCACTCAAACGCCTGCTGAAGCGCGCCGTCTACAGCCGCGCCGTCAACTGGTCGACCGGCCTGATGCCGTGCGGCGAACATGGCCTCGCACTGCTCCACCGCTACGGCGGCGGGTCGAAGCCGTCGCACATGTGGCCGTTCATCCCCGACGTGACGCTGTTTCAGAATCCGTCCGCTGAGCGAATCGACGCTATCCGCGAAAGATTCAATCTCCCCGCCGAGCGCCGCCGCATCATCTTCTCGGCTCGGATGATGAACGCCAAACGCCCCGACCTCGCCGTCCGCGCATTCCTGGCGGTCGCCGCCCTCCGCCCCGACTGGGACATGATCATGGTCGGCGACGGCCCGCTCCGCGCCGAGGTCGAGCAACTGGTTCCCGAGCACCTCCGCGCCCGCCTCATTTGGACCGGCTTCGTCAACGACATGCAAGACCTTGCGGCGCTCTACGCCTGCAGCGACTTGATGCTGCTCCCCAGCGGCCACGAACCGTGGGGCGTCGTCGTCGTCGAAGCCGCCGCCGCTGGCCTCGCGATCGTCGCCTCCGACGTCGTCGGCGCCGCGCCGGAACTCGTCCGCAGCGAACTCAACGGCGAGCTGTTCCCGACAGGGAATCTCGGCGCACTCAAGCAGGCGCTGCTCAAAGCGACCGAACCGCAGCGCATCGACGCGCTGAAGGCCGGCTCGCAGCAGGTCTTCCAAGAATGGTTCGCCGCCTGCGACCCCGTAGCCAATTTTGGCCAAGCGCTCGGCGTCGCCGCCTCGACGGCAATCGCCCCCATTGCAGTCAACTCGCTGCGCCGCATCGAGGCGCCCATGACCATTCCGACCACTTAGCGCACTTTCCATCCGGATATCACTCTGGCCCTCCCCCAACGCTAGCATCCGCCATGTCGATTGCATCGACTTTGCCGGCCATGCCGCCCGCACTGGCGCCCCTGTAGCAGTCGTGACGAATATTCCGTTACGCAACGAGTCGTCGTTGCTCCGACGCTTCCGCGTCCCCGCTTCGACGCCCACGCGTTCCCGCCGAATACTCGCCCGCCACAGGTCAGCCCGACGATGCTCCCAGTCCGCCAAGCCACGGTCGTCGCGCTAATTCTCTCGCTCGGCGTCGGCTGCACCCGCCCGCGCGAATACATCCAAAACGGCTTCAAAGTCGGCCCGAACTACGCCCGCCCCGCCGCCGCGATTGCGCCGCAGTGGATCGACGCCGACGACCGCCGCGTTCGCAGCGAGCAAGACGACCTCGCCGGTTGGTGGACCATCTTCAACGATCCGACGCTCAACGAGCTCATCCAGAACGCGAACAACCAGAACCTCACCCTCCGCGAAGCCGGCTTCCGCATTCTCGCCGCGCGGGCGCAGTTCGGCTTCGCCGTCGGCAACATGTTTCCGCAATTCCAAGCGGCCGAAGGGGGCTACCGACGCTTCGGCGTCAACGACAACTTCTTCGACCAGTGGAGTTCCGGCTTCAGCCTCGCGTGGGAACTCGACTTCTGGGGCCGCTTTCGTCGCGCGGTGCTCTCCGCCGAGGCGACGCTCGATGCGACGATCGAAGATTACGACGCGGTGCTCGTGACGCTGCTCGGCGACGTCGCGACGAACTACGTCAACTACCGCACCTCGCAAGAGCGGATCCGCCTGCTCAGCCGCGTCGCCCGGGTGCAGGAAGACGTGCTCACGTTCATTAATCGAAAGCTAGCGGAAGGCGCCATCAACGATCTCGATCGCGCCCAAGCGAGCAGCGACCTCCGCCAAAGCCGCGCTCAAATCTTCGAACTCCAAACGCAGCAGCGCCAAGCGCAAAACAACCTCTGCGTGCTGATGGGCATGCCGGTGGAAAACCTCGCCCGTCTGCTCGATCGCAATCCCGACACGAACATCCCCGTCACGCCCGACTACCTCGTCGTCGGCATCCCGGCAGACTTGCTTCGCCGCCGCCCCGACGTTCGCCGCGCTGAACGGACCGCCGCCGCGCAGGCTGAACTCATCGGCATCGCCGCCGCCGACTTCTACCCGGCCTTGTCGCTCACCGGCACGCTCGGCTGGCAAGCCGCGAATCTCTCCGACCTGTTCAAAAGTTCGTCGCTCAACAGCAGCGTCGGGCCAGTGTTCCAGTGGAACATCCTCAACTACGGCCGCATCCGCAACAACGTCCGCTTCCAAGAAGCCCAGTTCCAGGCTCTGGTCGCGGCGTACCAAAACACGGTGCTCGGCGCCGACTTGGAAGTTGAAAACGGCATCGTGTCGTTCCTCAACTCGCAAGGCCGCGCTACCAACCTGCAAATGAGCGTTCAGGATTCGACGCTCGCATTCGAAGTCGTCATCGCGCAGTACGAAGCGGGACTCGTCGATTTCAATCGATACGCAGTCATCCAGAAGACGCTCATTCAGCAGCTCGATCTCTGGGCCCAATCGCGCGGCCAGATCGCCCTCAGCTTGGTCGACGTCTACCGCGCCCTTGGCGGCGGCTGGCAGATTCGCCTAGCCCCGGTTCCGGATAAGCAAGGCATCCTCTCGCCCGAACCGCTGCCGCCAGCCGCCGATACCGGCCCGGCTGCCGCTGACGAGGATCTTGCCGAAGTCGAAGCGGACGCCAATGCGGAGGTCGACGCCGCGGCCGACGGAGCTGCCGCCCCTGCCATCGACTCGCCGCTTCCGCTGCCGCCGACGATTGAATAAGCCGCGTTTGCCCGCAATCGCGAGCTGCCAGCATGCCCCTCGTCTGGCAATAGTTCATGCCCATGAATAATATAGGGGCATGAAACACACCACTGCCGTCGCTGCGCGTCCGCCAGCCCGACGCGTCCCCGCCGCCAAGCCCCGCGGCGCCGCCAGTTCCCCCGAGGTCAGCGAGGCCGACGCCCTGCTGATGTCGGTCGTCCGCGACCTCCTCTACGTCGAGGATCGCACCAGCGACCTGCCGCTGCGGCAGCTGCACGTCTGCACGACGCTCTACGCCGGCCCGCTGTCGATGTCGCAGCTCAGCCGTAAGCTCGGCGTTTCGCTCAGTGCGATGACGCAAATCGCCGACCGGCTCGAAGCCGCCGGTCTGGTCGCCCGCCAAGCCAGCGAGCCCGATCGCCGCGTCCGGTGTTTAGTCCTTACCCCGCGCGGCCGCCGTGCGTTGCAAACCCGCGAAAAGGTTCGGCACGAACGCCTCGCCGCCGCCTTCGCGACGCTCGACGCCACCGCCCGCAAGCAGTTGCTCGCCGGCCTCCGGCTATTCCAGCAAGCTTGCACCGCGATCGCCGAATAAGCGACTCGACGTAGCTCCCGCCGACCACCAGATTCGCCGCGATCGACATCGAAGCGATTGGAATCATCAATGAAAACCATCTTCTCCATCACGCTCCTGCTGGTGCTCACCGCCGTCGGCGTGAAGTTGTACGGCAACTACCAAACTGGCAGCGAGCGCGTCGCCTTCCGTACCGGCGCCGTCGAGCAGGGCGACCTCGTGCTCACGGTCGAGGCGACCGGCACGCTTGAACCGGAGGAAGTGATCGACGTCGGCGCGCAGGTCGTCGGCCGTATCAAGGAGTTCGGCCTAGATCCGCGCGGTGAAACCGATCCGCAGTTCGCCGGCAAGCCGGTCGACTACCGCTCCGAGGTCAAACAGGGGACGATCCTCGCCGTCATCGACGACGCCGTCTACCGCGCTCAACGCAACCAGGCCAAGGCCGCTCACGCCCGCGCGATTGCAGACCTCGTGCAGTTGAAGGCGCGGCTCGTCCAGACGGACGCCGAATGGCAGCGGGCTCAGCGGCTGCGCAATCTGTCGGTGAAAAGCATTTCGGCGACCGGTAAAGACGAAGGGGTTCAGATCCGCGGCATCTCCGACGCCGACTTCGTGCTCGCCAAATCGAACTACGAAGTCGCGAAGGCGAACATCGACGTGGGCGAAGCGGCGATCGCCCAACAAGCCTCTGCACTGGAACTTGCCGAAACGAACCTTGGCTACACGGTGATCAAGTCGCCGGTCGACGGCACGATTCTCGACCGTCGCGTCAACATCGGCCAAACAGTCGTCGCCAGCTTCAACGCCCCCAGCTTGTTCCTCATCGCGCAAGACCTCCGCCGCATGCAGGTATGGGCGTCGGTCAACGAAGCCGACATCGGCGGTCTGAAGGAAGGGACGCCAGTCAGCTTCACCGTCGACGCGCTCCCCGACGAAGTCTTCCGCGGCAAAGTGACTCAGGTCCGGCTTAACGCGAAGATGACGCAGAACGTCGTCGTTTACACCGTCGTCATCACTACCGACAATTCCGATCTCAAGCTGCTTCCGTACCTCACCGCCAACGTCACCTTCGAGGTCAACCGCCGCGAAGGCGTGCTCACCGTCCCGAACGCCGCGCTCCGTTACACGCCGCGGCCCGAGTTGATCGTCAGCCTACCCGCTGAGGCTGCATCGCCCGCGTCGTCGACCGCTAAGTCGAAGAAAACCGACAACCGCGAAACGATCTGGATCCGGCAAGGGCAGGGGATCGCACCAATTGAAGTCGCCATCGGCGCGAGCGATCGCTCCCGCACCGAAGTCATCAGCGACCAACTCAAACCCGGCATGGAAGTCGTCCTCGGCGAACAGCAAGCCGGCGCCGCCGAGCAAGTGAACAATCCGTTCGCTCCAAAGATGCCTCGTTCCAGACCGCGCAGCTAACGCCGAGCCGGAGATTCTGCATGTCGCTCCTGCGGCTCGAAAACATCACGAAGACCTACCACCTCGGCGAAATCGACGTCCCCGTGCTCAAGGGGATTTCGTTCACCGTCGAGCGAGGCGAGCTCGTCGCGTTAATGGGCGCCTCGGGCTCCGGTAAAAGCACGCTAATGAACGTGCTTGGCTGCCTCGATCGCCCCACCTCGGGCAAGTACTGGCTTGATGGCCAGGAAATCAGCTCGCTCTCCGCGAACGACCGCGCGCTCGTCCGTACCGCGAAGCTCGGCTTCGTCTTCCAAAGTTTTAATTTGCTGCCGCGCACCACGGCGGTGAACAACGTGCTGATGCCGCTCGACTACTCGACGACGGCGCCCCCGATTCGCGAAGCCCTCGAACGCTCGCACTCGCTGCTCGAGCGCGTCGGTCTCGGCAGTCGGCTCGACCACATCCCCAGCCAAATGTCGGGCGGCCAGCAGCAGCGCGTCGCGATCGCCCGCTCGCTGATCAACCAACCCGCCTTGCTACTCGCCGACGAACCGACCGGCAATCTCGATTCGCAAACGAGCGTCGAGATTCTGGAAATGTTCCAGCAGCTCAACGCCGCCGGACTCACGGTAATGCTGGTCACGCACGACCCCAAGGTCGCCGCGTACGCCGACCGCGTCATCCGCGTCGTCGACGGCCTCATCGTCGAAGACGACCACGGCGGCCGCACGATCGACGTCACCAAGCAGCAGCGCCCCGCGCGTGAACGGATCGACGCCGGCGTTCCCGCAGCGGAACAGCTTCAACCAGCAGCGGCCATCGCCGCCATCGAAGAACCCGAGAGCGAACTCACCGCAGCATCCGCCGGCGGCACGGCCGTGGCGGTGCGACCCAAAACAGTCGCCGCCACGGTAGCCCCGAAACCCGCAGCCGCCGCTCCAGCCGTTTCGAAAATTCATCTCGGCCTCGCGTCGCTCGTCCCCGGCCCGTTGCGTACCGCGTTCACCGCCTTACGCCGCAATAAAATGCGCTCCGCCCTCACGGCGCTCGGCGTCATCATCGGCGTCGGCGCCGTCATCGCGATGGTCGAAATCAGCCAAGGCTCGCGCACGTCGCTCATGGCAACGATGTCGACGATGGGCGCCAACACGATCATGGTCCGCTCCGGCGCCGCGGCTAGCGGCGGCATCAGCTTCGGCTCCGGCACGCTACTCACGCTCACGCCGGGCGACTCCGAAGAAATCGCCCGCGAAGCCACCGCCATCGCCGCTGCGGCGCCCGTCGTGCAGATCCAAGGCCAGGTCGTCTACGGCAATCGCAACTGGATCCCGATGAGCGTCTACGGCACGACGCCCAACTACCTCGAAATCCGCGATTGGGAGCAGCTCGAAGAAGGCGAGATGTTCAACGATCGCGACGTCCGCAACGCGAACAAAGTCTGCGTCATCGGCACGACGCTCGTGAAGGAATTGTTCGACGGTCAGTCGCCCCTTGGCGAAGACATTCGCGTGAAAAACGTCTCGCTCCGCGTCGTCGGCGTGCTCGGCCGCAAGGGGTCGAACATGATGGGCATGGACCAAGACGACGTGATCCTCGCCCCGTGGACCACCATCAAGTATCGCGTCGCCGACAACTCCGCCGCCGCCGAAGTCGCCGCCACTTCGTCGAACTCCACGGAGGTCAACTCGCTCAACGAGCTCTACCCGGGCTCGACCGAACTTTATCCCGTCCAATCGGCGACGCAACTCGCCAACACGCCGCAGCCGGTCCGCTTCACCAACATCGATCAGATCTCGGTGAAGGCCCGCTCGGCCGCCGACATTCCCGTGGCAATGGACGAGATCACCAGCATCCTTCGCCAACGCCACCGCATCCGCCCCGGCGGCACCGACGACTTCAACCTCCGCGACATGGGCGAAATGGTCAAAGCGATGGGCTCGATGTCCGAGATGATGGGGGGCCTGTTGATGATCGTCGCCCTCATCTCGCTCGTTGTCGGCGGCGTCGGCATCATGAACATCATGCTCGTCTCGGTCACGGAGCGAACCCGCGAAATCGGCCTCCGTATGGCGGTCGGCGCCCGCTCGCATCACATCCTCCGCCAGTTCCTCATCGAGGCGATCGTCCTGTGCGTCTTCGGCGGCGCTATCGGGATCCTGCTCGGCCGCACTGCGTCGTACGCGGTCTGGCTCGCAATGCGCTGGCCCGTGGAGGCCTCGCTCCCCGCGATCATCGGCGCCTTCCTCGTCTCCGCGACGATCGGCGTCGCGTTCGGCTTCTACCCCGCGTGGAAAGCCTCGCGGCTCGATCCGATCGAAGCGCTGCGGTACGAATAGCTCGCCTTGTGAGTTCTGCGGCGGCAGCTTCCGAAATTGCAATGCCCACCGAGCGCGAACGTCCTATTCTGCATAGGGAATACGCCGCAGCGAACTTGCATCCTCCCTCGCTTTCGGCGGAGAATAATAGGGTACCGCCACTTCTCTCTCGCAGGCGCCGATGCCCACTCACGGTTCAACGTCGAGCAGCTCTCATTACATGCCGCGATGTCGGCGTTTGCTCCGAACTTGCCTGATCGCGGTCGCCGCGCTGCTAACCGGCGGTGCAGCATCCGGCGCGAAGCCTGACTTCGATCGCGACATCCGCCCGATCCTCTCCGACAAATGCTTCTTCTGCCACGGCCCCGACGGCGAACGCCGTGAAGCCGAGCTGCGGCTCGACACCCGCGCGGGCGCCATCGAGTCGGTCGTCGTCGCGGGCGATCCCGACGGCAGCGAACTGATCGCCCGCATCACGAGCGACGACGAATCGCTCCGCATGCCGCCGGTCGAATCGAATCTCGCCCTCACCGCCGCGGAGAAGCAACTGCTGCACGACTGGATCGCCGCCGGCGCCGAGTATACCGAGCACTGGGCCTTCCTCCCACTGCCGGCAGAGGTTCCGCTTCCCAAAGTCACGCACGCCGACTGGCCGCACAACGAGATCGATC
This sequence is a window from Lacipirellula parvula. Protein-coding genes within it:
- a CDS encoding efflux transporter outer membrane subunit; protein product: MLPVRQATVVALILSLGVGCTRPREYIQNGFKVGPNYARPAAAIAPQWIDADDRRVRSEQDDLAGWWTIFNDPTLNELIQNANNQNLTLREAGFRILAARAQFGFAVGNMFPQFQAAEGGYRRFGVNDNFFDQWSSGFSLAWELDFWGRFRRAVLSAEATLDATIEDYDAVLVTLLGDVATNYVNYRTSQERIRLLSRVARVQEDVLTFINRKLAEGAINDLDRAQASSDLRQSRAQIFELQTQQRQAQNNLCVLMGMPVENLARLLDRNPDTNIPVTPDYLVVGIPADLLRRRPDVRRAERTAAAQAELIGIAAADFYPALSLTGTLGWQAANLSDLFKSSSLNSSVGPVFQWNILNYGRIRNNVRFQEAQFQALVAAYQNTVLGADLEVENGIVSFLNSQGRATNLQMSVQDSTLAFEVVIAQYEAGLVDFNRYAVIQKTLIQQLDLWAQSRGQIALSLVDVYRALGGGWQIRLAPVPDKQGILSPEPLPPAADTGPAAADEDLAEVEADANAEVDAAADGAAAPAIDSPLPLPPTIE
- a CDS encoding glycosyltransferase, with the translated sequence MNANVETHPTLADSVPAPHSAADAMSPRKAGLVARCRKSAAKTREALQTVGLSAALWMLYVPHHVMLRALGPRWGMLWVRCAANIHWLLTFVGAQRSAREAIARMHPFFSVNVSVSQILRRHLLLKHECFARVRVFSLHAGDGRDADMQWQCSPESAAALPGAERERGLVIVGFHFNFFQTFAAGLAKFFPGENLVQLRYRTSRCVESATSPIVQLALKKAMEADRRAGANVFYIDDIEAIIQLYRLLRQRGVVAVTADGGAAGDFVDVPFFDGTFRVPSGWAKLAAGTKSDVLLICDKELNGNAREGLFYNHVKCADASDETAFNAIAEAIRVLEYRIKEEPWGWHPWQRLRVDVDEQGIRRYSLKQYGFDEGTRMQKKASSDPADQQRIRKLDLAAAPKQTVERHVAVIANSLPPYRVQLHEKIVAAYPQVELWTVTTHSNAYRRWGGLMPPESIRAVEFGRGEPTNEQPMMRFSFREWRKGGRIIRWLKEHRIDTVLIQGCGDMGRLRIIRWCKRNNVECFLTGDFNICSDNHRPLKRLLKRAVYSRAVNWSTGLMPCGEHGLALLHRYGGGSKPSHMWPFIPDVTLFQNPSAERIDAIRERFNLPAERRRIIFSARMMNAKRPDLAVRAFLAVAALRPDWDMIMVGDGPLRAEVEQLVPEHLRARLIWTGFVNDMQDLAALYACSDLMLLPSGHEPWGVVVVEAAAAGLAIVASDVVGAAPELVRSELNGELFPTGNLGALKQALLKATEPQRIDALKAGSQQVFQEWFAACDPVANFGQALGVAASTAIAPIAVNSLRRIEAPMTIPTT
- a CDS encoding MarR family transcriptional regulator; the encoded protein is MKHTTAVAARPPARRVPAAKPRGAASSPEVSEADALLMSVVRDLLYVEDRTSDLPLRQLHVCTTLYAGPLSMSQLSRKLGVSLSAMTQIADRLEAAGLVARQASEPDRRVRCLVLTPRGRRALQTREKVRHERLAAAFATLDATARKQLLAGLRLFQQACTAIAE
- a CDS encoding efflux RND transporter periplasmic adaptor subunit, which encodes MKTIFSITLLLVLTAVGVKLYGNYQTGSERVAFRTGAVEQGDLVLTVEATGTLEPEEVIDVGAQVVGRIKEFGLDPRGETDPQFAGKPVDYRSEVKQGTILAVIDDAVYRAQRNQAKAAHARAIADLVQLKARLVQTDAEWQRAQRLRNLSVKSISATGKDEGVQIRGISDADFVLAKSNYEVAKANIDVGEAAIAQQASALELAETNLGYTVIKSPVDGTILDRRVNIGQTVVASFNAPSLFLIAQDLRRMQVWASVNEADIGGLKEGTPVSFTVDALPDEVFRGKVTQVRLNAKMTQNVVVYTVVITTDNSDLKLLPYLTANVTFEVNRREGVLTVPNAALRYTPRPELIVSLPAEAASPASSTAKSKKTDNRETIWIRQGQGIAPIEVAIGASDRSRTEVISDQLKPGMEVVLGEQQAGAAEQVNNPFAPKMPRSRPRS
- a CDS encoding ABC transporter permease, with amino-acid sequence MSLLRLENITKTYHLGEIDVPVLKGISFTVERGELVALMGASGSGKSTLMNVLGCLDRPTSGKYWLDGQEISSLSANDRALVRTAKLGFVFQSFNLLPRTTAVNNVLMPLDYSTTAPPIREALERSHSLLERVGLGSRLDHIPSQMSGGQQQRVAIARSLINQPALLLADEPTGNLDSQTSVEILEMFQQLNAAGLTVMLVTHDPKVAAYADRVIRVVDGLIVEDDHGGRTIDVTKQQRPARERIDAGVPAAEQLQPAAAIAAIEEPESELTAASAGGTAVAVRPKTVAATVAPKPAAAAPAVSKIHLGLASLVPGPLRTAFTALRRNKMRSALTALGVIIGVGAVIAMVEISQGSRTSLMATMSTMGANTIMVRSGAAASGGISFGSGTLLTLTPGDSEEIAREATAIAAAAPVVQIQGQVVYGNRNWIPMSVYGTTPNYLEIRDWEQLEEGEMFNDRDVRNANKVCVIGTTLVKELFDGQSPLGEDIRVKNVSLRVVGVLGRKGSNMMGMDQDDVILAPWTTIKYRVADNSAAAEVAATSSNSTEVNSLNELYPGSTELYPVQSATQLANTPQPVRFTNIDQISVKARSAADIPVAMDEITSILRQRHRIRPGGTDDFNLRDMGEMVKAMGSMSEMMGGLLMIVALISLVVGGVGIMNIMLVSVTERTREIGLRMAVGARSHHILRQFLIEAIVLCVFGGAIGILLGRTASYAVWLAMRWPVEASLPAIIGAFLVSATIGVAFGFYPAWKASRLDPIEALRYE